A window of the Acidovorax sp. YS12 genome harbors these coding sequences:
- a CDS encoding DUF2160 domain-containing protein produces MFDWMAWTTPVAVFFTCIALMLVGMTVWEIKCPTVERKGFLPISTTRGDRLFIGLLTAAYINLIWVGLGEKMAQWFSLEAEPSVWISFVLSMLALALVLRKG; encoded by the coding sequence ATGTTCGATTGGATGGCCTGGACCACCCCGGTGGCCGTGTTCTTCACCTGCATCGCGCTCATGCTGGTCGGCATGACGGTGTGGGAAATCAAATGCCCCACGGTGGAGCGCAAGGGCTTCCTGCCCATTTCCACCACGCGCGGCGACCGCCTGTTCATCGGCCTGCTCACCGCCGCCTACATCAACCTGATCTGGGTGGGCCTGGGCGAGAAGATGGCGCAGTGGTTTTCGCTGGAGGCCGAGCCCTCGGTGTGGATCAGCTTCGTGCTGTCCATGCTGGCGCTGGCCCTGGTGCTGCGCAAGGGGTGA
- a CDS encoding sugar ABC transporter permease produces MSTTTKPVNQKAWFLILPVILCVAFSAILPLMTVVNYSVQDIISPERRVFVGTEWFAAVMRDEELHSALLRQITFSLAVLLVEIPLGILLALSMPAQGWKSSAVLVVVALSLLIPWNVVGTIWQIFGRSDIGLLGAAFKAAGIEYSYTGNATQAWLTVLAMDVWHWTPLVALLAFAGLRSIPDAYYQAARIDGASKLAVFRYIQLPKMRGVLMIAVLLRFMDSFMIYTEPFVLTGGGPGNATTFLSQYLTQKAVGQFDLGPAAAFSLIYFFIILLLCFILYNWMQRVGTTPKEGAGHE; encoded by the coding sequence GAACCAGAAAGCCTGGTTCCTTATCTTGCCGGTCATCCTCTGCGTGGCGTTCTCGGCCATCCTGCCGCTGATGACGGTGGTGAACTACTCCGTGCAGGACATCATCAGCCCCGAGCGCCGCGTGTTCGTGGGCACCGAATGGTTCGCCGCCGTGATGCGCGACGAGGAGCTGCACAGCGCGCTGCTGCGGCAGATCACCTTCTCGCTGGCCGTGCTGCTGGTGGAGATTCCGCTGGGCATCCTGCTGGCGCTGTCCATGCCCGCGCAGGGTTGGAAGTCGTCCGCCGTGCTGGTGGTGGTGGCGCTGTCGCTGCTGATCCCGTGGAACGTGGTGGGCACCATCTGGCAGATCTTCGGCCGCTCGGACATCGGCCTGCTCGGCGCCGCCTTCAAGGCGGCGGGCATCGAGTACAGCTACACCGGCAACGCCACGCAGGCCTGGCTCACGGTGCTGGCCATGGACGTGTGGCACTGGACGCCGCTGGTGGCGCTGCTGGCCTTCGCCGGGCTGCGTTCCATTCCCGATGCCTACTACCAGGCTGCGCGCATCGACGGCGCGAGCAAGCTGGCGGTGTTCCGCTACATCCAGCTGCCCAAGATGCGCGGCGTGCTGATGATCGCGGTGCTGCTGCGCTTCATGGACAGCTTCATGATCTACACCGAGCCCTTCGTGCTCACCGGCGGCGGGCCGGGCAACGCGACCACGTTCCTGAGCCAGTACCTCACGCAGAAGGCCGTGGGCCAGTTCGACCTGGGCCCGGCGGCCGCCTTCTCGCTGATCTATTTCTTCATCATCCTGCTGCTGTGCTTCATCCTCTACAACTGGATGCAGCGCGTCGGCACCACGCCGAAGGAGGGCGCAGGCCATGAATGA
- a CDS encoding carbohydrate ABC transporter permease produces MNEPRFQKRTLFLIAYLVFAVLPIYWMVNMSFKTNEEILSSFSLWPQHFTWDNYRTIFTDESWYSGYINSLIYVAINTVISLTVALPAAYAFSRYQFLGDKHVFFWLLTNRMTPPAVFLLPFFQLYTTVGLMDTHIAVALAHLLFNVPLAVWILEGFMSGIPREIDETAYIDGYSFPRFFLTIFLPLIKAGVGVAAFFCFMFSWVELLLARTLTSVNAKPIVATMTRTVSASGMDWATLAAAGVLTIVPGAIVIWFVRHYIAKGFAMGRV; encoded by the coding sequence ATGAATGAGCCCCGCTTCCAGAAACGCACGCTGTTCCTGATCGCCTACCTCGTCTTCGCCGTGCTGCCGATCTACTGGATGGTCAACATGAGCTTCAAGACCAACGAGGAGATCCTGTCGAGCTTCTCGCTCTGGCCCCAGCACTTCACCTGGGACAACTACAGGACCATCTTCACCGACGAAAGCTGGTACTCGGGCTACATCAACAGCCTGATCTACGTGGCCATCAACACCGTGATCTCGCTCACCGTGGCGCTGCCCGCGGCCTATGCGTTCAGCCGCTACCAGTTCCTGGGCGACAAGCACGTGTTCTTCTGGCTGCTCACCAACCGCATGACGCCGCCCGCAGTTTTCCTTCTGCCGTTCTTCCAGCTCTACACCACCGTGGGTCTGATGGACACGCACATCGCCGTGGCGCTGGCGCACCTGCTGTTCAACGTGCCACTGGCGGTGTGGATTCTCGAAGGCTTCATGAGCGGCATTCCGCGCGAGATCGACGAAACGGCGTACATCGACGGCTACTCGTTCCCGCGCTTCTTCCTCACCATCTTCCTGCCGCTCATCAAGGCCGGCGTGGGCGTGGCGGCGTTCTTCTGCTTCATGTTCTCGTGGGTCGAATTGCTGCTGGCGCGCACGCTCACCAGCGTGAACGCCAAGCCCATCGTGGCGACGATGACGCGCACCGTGAGCGCCAGCGGCATGGACTGGGCCACGCTCGCCGCCGCCGGGGTGCTGACCATCGTGCCCGGCGCCATCGTCATCTGGTTCGTGCGCCACTACATCGCGAAGGGCTTCGCGATGGGCCGTGTCTGA